Proteins encoded in a region of the Anopheles ziemanni chromosome 2, idAnoZiCoDA_A2_x.2, whole genome shotgun sequence genome:
- the LOC131282277 gene encoding N-acetylgalactosamine kinase yields the protein MTTDTSDLCVQVLETIPSCDRISRLVKCFSNEFSRAPSFVVRCSGRVNIIGEHVDYCGYPVFPMAIEQTILLAIAPSNDNLLHIKNANNNFKPYKCNVLTFSIDVPSVGGPYWYQYVLCGVKGILDSTAIKHDAPRGMLIMLSGNIPPASGLSSSSAIVSATVLGTAYMHNATLHKQTLATISAECEKFIGTQGGGMDQAIAYLAQEGCAQLIDWNPLRATPIQLPSDAVFVIANSLSEANKAATSDFNQRVVECRLASRLLAKQMKLNWRDLNRFADLQKALGYSLEEMESLVNGNLSQNSYTRMELLKLLEVTEDDFSENLLTPNTRNSQSFKLRQRALHVFQEALRVQQFIETAKITSDDSVSRMKTLMRQSHESLRSLYECSHENLDRIVQISDQLGIGTRLTGAGWGGCVVALCDGLDESKRFVEALKNEFYANIPKAQGCDIATLCFATSPQRGAEIYLMDKQNNILSLSS from the exons ATGACAACTGACACGAGCGACCTCTGTGTGCAAGTGCTTGAAACTATTCCCAGCTGCGATCGGATTTCGCGCCtggtaaaatgtttttcaaacgaGTTTTCACGTGCGCCGAGTTTCGTTGTCCGTTGCAGTGGAAG GGTAAACATCATCGGTGAACATGTGGACTACTGTGGTTATCCAGTTTTTCCGATGGCTATCGAACAAACGATTCTGCTTGCCATTGCTCCTTCCAATGACAATTTATTGCATATCAAGAATGCCAACAACAACTTCAAGCCATACAAGTGTAATGTTCTTACCTTCAG TATCGATGTGCCTAGTGTTGGCGGACCATACTGGTACCAGTACGTACTGTGCGGTGTGAAGGGAATTCTGGACAGCACAGCCATAAAGCATGATGCACCACGCGGTATGCTTATCATGCTTTCCGGGAACATTCCTCCTGCTTCCGGGCTTTCCAGTTCGAGCGCAATCGTTAGTGCCACAGTGCTAGGTACAGCCTATATGCATAAT GCAACGCTCCATAAACAAACACTTGCGACGATCTCGGCGGAGTGCGAAAAGTTCATCGGAACGCAAGGCGGTGGTATGGACCAAGCCATTGCATATCTCGCCCAGGAAGGGTGCGCTCAGTTGATCGACTGGAATCCTCTACGGGCGACTCCAATTCAACTGCCATCTGATGCCGTTTTTGTCATTGCAAATAGCTTGTCCGAAGCCAACAAAGCGGCTACTTCTGATTTCAACCAACGGGTCGTAGAGTGTAGACTGGCCAGCAG GTTGCTAGCAAAGCAAATGAAGTTAAACTGGCGTGATCTGAATCGCTTCGCTGATCTTCAAAAAGCACTGGGGTATTCCTTGGAAGAAATGGAAAGCTTAGTAAATGGCAACCTGTCTCAGAACTCCTACACCAGGATGGAATTATTGAAGCTGTTGGAGGTCACAGAAGACGACTTTTCAGAGAATCTTCTTACGCCAAATACACGTAATTCACAATCGTTCAAACTCAGACAACGTGCCCTCCACGTTTTTCAAG agGCCTTACGCGTTCAGCAGTTCATTGAAACTGCAAAGATCACTTCGGATGATTCCGTGTCCCGTATGAAAACTCTCATGAGGCAGTCGCATGAAAGCTTAAGATCGCTCTATGAATGCTCTCATGAAAATTTGGACCGCATTGTACAGATTTCCGACCAACTAGGCATTGGAACACGTTTGACTGGAGCCGG CTGGGGTGGATGCGTTGTCGCATTGTGCGATGGTCTGGACGAAAGTAAACGCTTTGTGGAGGCGCtaaaaaatgagttttacGCCAACATTCCCAAGGCACAAGGCTGCGATATTGCAACACTCTGCTTCGCAACCAGTCCACAACGAGGAGCCGAAATTTATTTGAtggataaacaaaataatattttgagtCTTTCTTCATAA
- the LOC131287023 gene encoding RNA polymerase II-associated protein 3, with protein sequence MDAIESQLAVRNKCEQLQKSIKELYDWEQQMKSADSSKAHQVDSETPSLPPVRSDVKAMEEFSKECGSTEKQDQAGGETVDKKLFAEAEVLKEQANRQCKLGNFQEAIDLYTKAIGTYAENPVYYSNRALCYMNVEQFTECLEDCSVAIGKDPTYIKAYYRRMQAFERLGENEKAIAECRLILKLSKDENELATTKRDLARLEKRVAQREPSPKKDKPQTAEMNETLALVKQEADKYKEIGNKHLARKDFQKALSCYTKAIALYNSEAVYYNNRSLCHWNLKDYDQCLADCNKAIQLNESYFRPYYRRMQVRELRGAYQSAIDDCRKFLELTTDAKQKITAEKDLVRLERLLKSDEPVKQTFVWSEIKKNAKLIQFVQKPPHMRSKKPLRRVPINDVPADAPKLITPTFKPAPKPTERANISDAIIDNMFNNHTGEQLPPEPEEKTNLEHLFPAHSNKLRNMFSPPTTPTSDQRKMLHTVPVAKPSSTVTKAVEMNGGPQQPLHNKTEKDKINLENQDLNEKSTSKRAPIVATLTKPTAVPPKPKSSAQFYTTWSGLDEELRYQYLLTLKDIPLRTLFGASLSNEMLSELLYILQKRFIQDRIDVTNIMQEIARNESIGILSLMMNTKDRNAIAHLLKFMQDQHVEKNIIETIKKKLLT encoded by the exons ATGGACGCGATAGAATCCCAACTGGCGGTGCGAAACAAGTGCGAGCAGCTGCAGAAATCGATTAAGGAGCTGTACGACTGGGAACAGCAAATGAAAAGTGCAGACTCGTCGAAAGCTCACCAGGTTGATAGTGAG ACCCCATCTTTGCCACCAGTGCGCAGCGATGTGAAGGCAATGGAAGAGTTTTCCAAGGAATGTGGGAGCACCGAAAAGCAGGACCAGGCAGGCGGTGAAA CCGTCGATAAAAAGCTGTTTGCCGAGGCAGAAGTGCTCAAAGAGCAAGCCAACCGGCAGTGCAAGCTGGGAAACTTCCAGGAGGCCATTGATCTCTACACCAAGGCCATCGGGACGTACGCCGAGAATCCGGTATACTACAGCAACCGTGCGTTGTGCTACATGAATGTGGAACAGTTTACCGAATGTCTCGAGGACTGCAGCGTTGCCATCGGGAAGGATCCAACATACATCAAGGCCTACTATCGCAGGATGCAGGCGTTCGAGCGGTtaggagaaaatgaaaaagctaTCGCCGAGTGTCGCCTGATACTGAAGCTGTCCAAGGATGAAAACGAATTGGCCACTACCAAGCGGGATCTTGCGAGGCTAGAGAAACGTGTCGCGCAACGAGAACCTTCGCCCAAAAAGGATAAACCACAGACTGCAGAAATGAACGAAACACTTGCGCTGGTCAAGCAGGAAGCGGACAAGTACAAGGAGATCGGCAATAAACATCTGGCTCGAAAGGACTTCCAAAAGGCGCTGTCGTGCTACACGAAGGCGATTGCACTGTATAATAGTGAGGCCGTCTACTACAATAACCGTAGTCTGTGCCACTGGAATTTGAAGGACTACGATCAATGTCTAGCCGATTGCAATAAAGCCATTCAGCTGAACGAGAGCTACTTCCGGCCGTACTACCGGCGAATGCAGGTGCGAGAACTCCGTGGCGCTTACCAGAGTGCCATCGACGATTGTCGAAAGTTTCTGGAGCTCACTACCGATGCCAAGCAGAAGATAACGGCGGAGAAAGATCTCGTTCGGCTGGAACGGCTGCTCAAGTCCGACGAACCCGTCAAGCAGACGTTCGTGTGGAGCGAAATTAAAAAGAACGCAAAGTTAATCCAATTCGTCCAGAAACCACCCCACATGCGCTCGAAAAAGCCTCTCCGACGGGTTCCGATCAACGATGTACCCGCTGACGCGCCAAAGCTTATCACTCCTACCTTCAAGCCTGCCCCTAAACCGACGGAGCGTGCAAACATTTCCGATGCCATCATCGACAATATGTTCAACAACCATACCGGCGAGCAGCTTCCGCCGGAACCGGAGGAAAAAACCAACCTGGAGCACCTGTTCCCGGCCCACTCGAACAAACTGCGCAACATGTTCTCCCCgccgacgacgccgacgagcGATCAGCGGAAAATGCTACACACGGTTCCGGTGGCCAAACCATCGTCAACGGTAACGAAAGCTGTCGAAATGAACGGTGGTCCACAACAGCCACTGCATAATAAAACCgaaaaggataaaataaaCTTGGAAAATCAG gatttgaatgaaaaaagtactTCAAAACGGGCTCCCATTGTTGCGACCCTGACCAAACCCACTGCCGTTCCCCCGAAGCCAAAGTCTAGTGCTCAATTTTACACCACCTGGAGCGGATTGGATGAGGAACTGCGATATCAATATTTACTG ACGCTCAAGGATATACCGCTGCGCACCCTGTTCGGCGCAAGTCTGTCCAACGAAATGCTCAGCGAGCTCCTCTACATCCTGCAGAAGCGGTTCATCCAGGATCGGATCGATGTGACCAACATCATGCAAGAGATCGCCCGGAACGAATCGATCGGTATACTGTCGCTGATGATGAATACCAAGGACCGAAATG CAATTGCTCACTTACTCAAATTTATGCAAGATCAACACGTCGAAAAGAACATTATTGAAACGATCAAAAAGAAGCTGTTAACATGA